In Suttonella indologenes, one genomic interval encodes:
- a CDS encoding polysaccharide biosynthesis protein encodes MKAIIFPLTAASRRLKQSFLSFLDFFVFPLLLWGCYVIRLFDLSVDAVPNLMLGEWLVSLVAVFSLFLTGVYRFIVRSFNEMMIGRLAMATILTVIVLYLLARTTSAFIPNSIPLMFGFTMFAWVWFSRSVIRFFIRILFLQTHKLRKRMVIYGAGAAGQQVAGILIRSEDHLPLYFIDDNPALNGRILGGLKVYSAEQAKQRFARYQIDEVLIALPSVSRERKQAIVKFLEDSSIKITELPGLTRLVDGNIRISDIQDVDIVDLLGRNPVAPIPELLSKNIKNKVVMVTGAGGSIGSELCRQIIKNQPRLLILYELTEFALYAIEKELQQSAQCNLIPILGTVLEQAKLERIIEQYQVQTVYHAAAYKHVPLVEANPIAGLKNNAVGTAFSVNASVNKGVETFVLISTDKAVRPTNVMGASKRMAELYCQAMAEKQHQTQISMVRFGNVLGSSGSVVPLFKQQIAKGGPITVTHPDVTRYFMTIPEASQLVIQAGALGTGGDVFLLDMGEPVRIQDLARQMIKLSGLTFKEQANQEGDIEIQYSGLRAGEKLYEELLIDKENAQKTLHDSIFLAREKLFPYDEIVTVIERMAVLEESENDLEWVLEQLEYYVDGYKRSQDVRNYSA; translated from the coding sequence ATTAAAGCAATCATTTTCCCATTAACTGCTGCATCAAGAAGGCTAAAACAAAGTTTTTTGAGCTTTCTTGATTTTTTTGTATTCCCATTATTATTATGGGGCTGCTATGTAATACGTCTATTTGATTTATCAGTAGATGCTGTTCCCAATTTAATGTTGGGAGAATGGTTGGTCTCGTTAGTTGCGGTTTTCAGTTTGTTCTTAACAGGTGTATATCGTTTTATTGTGCGTAGTTTCAATGAGATGATGATTGGTCGCTTAGCTATGGCAACTATTCTAACCGTTATCGTGTTGTATTTATTGGCTCGTACCACATCTGCTTTTATTCCTAATAGTATTCCGTTGATGTTTGGCTTTACTATGTTTGCTTGGGTCTGGTTTAGTCGAAGTGTAATTCGTTTCTTTATTAGGATATTATTTCTGCAAACTCATAAATTGCGTAAACGTATGGTGATTTATGGAGCAGGAGCGGCAGGGCAACAAGTTGCAGGTATTTTAATTCGCTCCGAAGATCATTTGCCCTTATATTTTATTGATGATAATCCCGCTTTAAATGGTCGTATTTTAGGCGGATTGAAAGTTTATTCCGCTGAGCAAGCTAAACAACGTTTTGCAAGATATCAGATTGATGAAGTTTTAATTGCTTTACCTTCAGTCAGCCGTGAGCGTAAACAAGCAATTGTTAAATTTTTAGAAGATTCTTCAATAAAAATTACTGAGTTACCGGGTTTAACTCGCTTAGTTGATGGGAATATTCGTATTTCCGATATTCAAGATGTCGATATTGTTGATTTGCTGGGAAGAAATCCTGTGGCTCCTATTCCAGAATTATTATCTAAGAATATTAAAAATAAAGTGGTAATGGTAACAGGTGCAGGCGGTTCAATCGGTTCGGAATTGTGTCGCCAAATCATTAAAAATCAGCCAAGGTTATTAATTTTATATGAATTAACAGAATTTGCTTTATATGCCATAGAAAAAGAATTGCAGCAGTCTGCTCAATGTAATCTTATTCCTATTTTAGGTACAGTGTTAGAACAAGCTAAATTGGAACGTATTATTGAGCAATATCAAGTGCAAACAGTTTATCATGCGGCTGCATACAAACATGTTCCTTTAGTAGAGGCTAATCCGATTGCAGGCTTGAAAAACAATGCGGTTGGTACGGCTTTCAGTGTCAATGCATCTGTCAACAAAGGTGTTGAAACATTTGTTTTGATTTCAACAGATAAAGCTGTTCGACCTACTAATGTGATGGGCGCATCTAAGCGTATGGCGGAGCTGTATTGTCAGGCAATGGCAGAAAAGCAACATCAAACTCAAATTAGCATGGTACGTTTTGGCAATGTATTGGGTTCTTCCGGTTCGGTTGTACCTTTGTTTAAACAGCAAATTGCCAAAGGCGGACCAATTACGGTTACCCATCCTGATGTTACTCGCTATTTTATGACTATCCCAGAGGCTTCACAGTTGGTCATTCAGGCCGGAGCTTTGGGAACGGGGGGCGATGTATTTTTATTAGATATGGGAGAACCTGTTCGGATTCAAGATTTAGCTCGTCAAATGATCAAATTAAGCGGTTTAACATTTAAAGAGCAAGCTAATCAAGAAGGCGATATTGAAATCCAATATTCAGGATTGCGTGCAGGCGAAAAATTATATGAGGAATTACTCATTGATAAAGAAAATGCCCAAAAAACCCTACATGATTCTATTTTTTTAGCAAGAGAGAAGCTTTTTCCTTATGATGAAATTGTTACTGTGATTGAACGCATGGCAGTATTAGAAGAATCGGAAAATGATTTAGAATGGGTATTGGAACAGTTAGAATATTATGTTGACGGTTATAAGCGTAGTCAAGATGTGCGCAATTATTCGGCATAA
- the rnr gene encoding ribonuclease R, translated as MAKKKIQSLHHWQRQDPYYQREIEKYGENPLPSREFIMQCLEKEGRLLSFAEIINIFQLDEARAELFGHRLKAMIRAGQLMSNRQGQIGLSRKMDLVAGRVIAHPEGYGFLHFEGDEPDGFIPPKYMNELMHDDKILARVSDIDRQGRKDYAPVEILERGQARIVGKLSHLQGLWFVLPENRRLNRQFFIPDDKRNGAKNGEIVVAEIVEYPTRHSQAMAKILHVLGEERAAGMEVEIALENHNIPREFPEAVQQETAAVPEALRAQDYENRLDLRHLPFVTIDGISARDFDDAVFAEKRGANYCLYVAIADVSHYVKLGRPLDEEAHLRGTSVYFPDRVIPMLPEKLSNGLCSLNPHVDRLCMVCQITLAPDGSIKRSKFHEAVMHSHARLTYETAQKIIFDRDALLRESFAQLLRPLDTLAAVYEILKAAREARHTINFEFAEAEFEYDSEGKIESIKARERLEAHKLIEECMIVANIAAAKFLSKHKIPALYRVHDTPGIDRLGKLKQYLSRIGLGGKIRIGDSVSPQQLAQVLALAQGRPDYALIEKMLLRTMEQAVYSPKNRGHFGLALENYAHFTSPIRRYPDLLVHRAIRHILRGGTAENYAYNGEQMTELAIHTSMTERRADDATREAMDFLKCEFMSHRIGEEFGGQISNITSFGLFITLDDYFIDGLVHVSSLTNDYYHYDADTVSLTGERSGHVFRMLDQVRVRVAKVDIDDRKIDFALLNHAGKRHKTAASAPNHEATKAEKRAKKKVKSSKHQRVETKKPAVEKKATKKKRKIK; from the coding sequence ATGGCAAAGAAAAAAATTCAATCCTTGCATCATTGGCAACGGCAGGATCCGTATTATCAGCGTGAAATTGAAAAATACGGTGAGAATCCTTTGCCGAGTCGCGAGTTCATTATGCAGTGCTTGGAAAAAGAGGGGCGTTTATTAAGTTTCGCCGAGATTATCAATATTTTCCAGCTTGATGAGGCGCGGGCGGAATTATTCGGCCATCGTTTAAAAGCCATGATTCGTGCGGGGCAGTTGATGTCGAATCGGCAGGGACAAATCGGTTTGTCGCGCAAGATGGATTTGGTGGCGGGGCGTGTGATTGCGCATCCTGAAGGTTATGGTTTTCTGCATTTTGAAGGCGATGAGCCTGATGGCTTTATTCCGCCTAAGTATATGAATGAGTTGATGCATGATGACAAAATCCTAGCACGTGTCAGCGATATCGATCGGCAGGGGCGCAAGGATTATGCGCCTGTGGAGATTTTGGAGCGCGGTCAGGCGCGGATTGTGGGCAAATTAAGCCATTTGCAGGGTTTGTGGTTTGTTTTGCCTGAGAACCGCCGTTTAAATCGGCAGTTTTTCATTCCTGACGATAAGCGCAACGGAGCGAAAAACGGCGAAATCGTGGTGGCTGAAATTGTGGAATATCCCACGCGCCACAGCCAGGCGATGGCGAAAATTTTGCACGTTTTGGGCGAAGAGCGCGCTGCCGGCATGGAAGTGGAAATCGCCTTGGAAAATCATAATATTCCGCGGGAGTTTCCTGAGGCGGTGCAGCAGGAAACGGCGGCTGTGCCGGAGGCTTTGCGTGCGCAAGATTATGAAAATAGGTTGGATTTGCGCCATTTGCCTTTTGTTACTATTGACGGCATTAGTGCGCGCGATTTTGACGATGCGGTGTTTGCAGAGAAGCGCGGCGCGAATTATTGCCTGTATGTGGCGATTGCCGATGTGTCGCATTATGTGAAGCTGGGGCGTCCTTTGGACGAAGAGGCGCATTTGCGCGGCACTTCCGTCTATTTCCCTGACCGTGTGATTCCGATGTTGCCGGAAAAATTATCCAATGGATTGTGTTCGCTTAATCCGCATGTGGACAGATTATGTATGGTCTGCCAAATCACGCTGGCGCCCGACGGCAGCATTAAGCGGAGCAAATTTCATGAGGCGGTGATGCATTCGCATGCGCGCCTGACTTATGAAACGGCGCAGAAAATCATTTTTGACCGCGATGCTTTATTGCGCGAAAGTTTTGCCCAATTGCTGCGCCCCTTGGACACGCTGGCGGCGGTGTATGAGATTTTAAAAGCGGCGCGCGAAGCGCGGCATACGATTAATTTCGAGTTTGCGGAAGCGGAGTTTGAATACGACAGCGAAGGCAAAATCGAAAGCATTAAGGCACGCGAACGTTTGGAAGCGCATAAATTGATTGAAGAATGTATGATTGTGGCGAATATTGCGGCGGCAAAATTTTTAAGCAAACATAAGATTCCCGCGCTTTATCGCGTGCATGACACGCCGGGGATTGACCGCTTAGGCAAGCTCAAGCAATATCTGTCGCGGATTGGTCTGGGCGGCAAAATCCGCATCGGCGACAGCGTCAGTCCGCAGCAATTGGCGCAAGTTTTGGCTTTGGCGCAAGGGCGGCCCGATTATGCCTTGATTGAGAAAATGCTGTTGCGCACGATGGAGCAGGCGGTATATTCGCCTAAAAACCGCGGACATTTCGGCTTGGCTTTGGAAAACTACGCCCATTTTACCTCTCCTATCCGCCGCTATCCCGATTTGCTCGTCCATCGCGCCATTCGCCATATTTTGCGCGGCGGCACAGCGGAAAATTATGCCTACAACGGCGAGCAAATGACGGAACTGGCGATACATACTTCCATGACCGAACGCCGTGCCGACGATGCTACGCGTGAGGCGATGGATTTCCTGAAATGCGAATTTATGAGCCATCGCATCGGCGAAGAATTCGGCGGCCAGATTTCCAATATTACCAGCTTCGGTTTATTCATTACTTTGGACGATTATTTCATTGACGGGCTTGTGCATGTCTCCAGCCTGACTAACGACTATTACCATTATGATGCGGACACGGTTTCGCTGACGGGCGAGCGCAGCGGACATGTATTCCGCATGCTTGACCAAGTGCGGGTGCGCGTGGCAAAAGTCGATATCGACGACCGCAAAATCGATTTCGCTTTGCTCAATCATGCCGGCAAACGCCATAAAACCGCCGCTTCCGCGCCCAATCATGAGGCGACCAAAGCGGAGAAGCGTGCGAAAAAGAAAGTCAAAAGCAGCAAGCATCAGCGCGTAGAAACTAAAAAACCTGCCGTCGAGAAAAAAGCGACGAAGAAAAAAAGGAAAATCAAATGA
- the rlmB gene encoding 23S rRNA (guanosine(2251)-2'-O)-methyltransferase RlmB encodes MKTQWIGGIHAVRQALTDKRILRAEIVEGKKSKNLALLLEDMLAQGIAIERVPLYGIDMRLPDVRHQGIAAECLVAEQAANWQAAIAGIEQPLILVLDGIQDPHNLGACLRSALAAGVDAVLLPNSRSADITPVVHKVSCGASEVLPISRVANLKREVEAMKEKGLWVVGGAGEESVSLYSLDLRGGLVMIVGNEGEGIRFGLRECCDYLAAIPMAEGMESLNVSVACGVMLFEARRQRLSGA; translated from the coding sequence ATGAAAACACAATGGATTGGCGGCATACATGCCGTCCGCCAAGCCTTGACGGATAAACGCATTCTGCGGGCGGAAATCGTCGAAGGCAAAAAAAGCAAGAATTTGGCTTTATTGCTGGAAGATATGCTGGCGCAGGGTATTGCGATTGAACGCGTGCCGCTTTACGGCATTGATATGCGTCTGCCCGACGTGCGCCATCAAGGCATTGCCGCGGAATGCCTTGTGGCGGAGCAGGCGGCGAATTGGCAGGCAGCAATCGCCGGCATTGAGCAGCCGCTGATATTGGTCTTGGACGGTATTCAAGATCCGCATAATCTCGGCGCTTGTCTGCGCAGCGCTTTGGCAGCGGGCGTGGATGCCGTATTGCTGCCCAACAGTCGTTCGGCGGATATTACGCCGGTCGTGCATAAAGTTTCCTGCGGTGCATCGGAAGTGCTGCCGATTTCCCGCGTTGCCAATCTCAAGCGCGAAGTCGAGGCGATGAAGGAAAAAGGGCTGTGGGTTGTCGGCGGCGCCGGCGAAGAAAGCGTTTCCCTCTACAGTCTTGATTTGCGCGGCGGACTGGTGATGATTGTCGGCAATGAAGGCGAGGGCATCCGCTTCGGATTGCGGGAGTGCTGCGATTATCTCGCCGCCATTCCGATGGCGGAGGGCATGGAAAGTCTGAATGTATCGGTTGCCTGCGGCGTGATGCTGTTTGAAGCGAGAAGGCAGCGTTTGTCGGGCGCCTAA
- a CDS encoding ATP-binding protein, producing MNQIPENIGQFYLGNEIQPEQRPLLYDAADLCTHAVIIGMTGSGKTGLGISLLEEAALDNIPVIAIDPKGDLGNLLLNFPRLQAEDFLPYADADVLAQQGIDAPTWAENTAEQWRQGIEQSGQSSERMQMLKAGNPVHLYTPGSSLGLPLALIGDFPPPPAEIQTNREAYADYLDSSAASLLALLKQDNDSLSPAHVFLTHIFNHFWTQQQSIDLGGLIAAISRPPFEKIGILPLSQVFPEKSRQSLALGLNNLLAAPGFAQWRSGKALDCENLFYSPEKRAQTSILNIAHLSDSERMYFVSLLLTKLIAWMRRQQGTSTLRAILYMDEIAGYLPPNSNPASKAAFLTLLKQARAFGLGLVLSTQNPIDLDYKALSNAGTWFIGRLQTAQDRKRLREGLLSAGEAGLNAAELDQWFDQLGKRQFLMKNIHENAPCILQTRWAMSYLAGPLGAEHIRRLSQSTDGADNTSKDKHLHSAHQHPALLPNGIATYYAPGGKNGAPAHYFPTLLAAATLFYQDAKADIRTENKILLNVALEENGDIDWTQAAPLALNLEQLQSSPTQPAHFHPAPPSLGDNKCWTAWERSLKTALRQFKSLEIFYAPDFKIYSEAGESEQTFRNRLSTAAHEQRDQAVQKLRQSYNSKQMRLARRQISAEQALERENAQASNSLLSTGIAIGGALLGAFTGRKVLSQSNINRAAGAIRKAGNIGKERQDLAAAKEKAALIEQEIAAVEQELAQALADIEYHYRVENLNIERKNIHAKAADIRIDFLALLYQPLV from the coding sequence ATGAATCAAATTCCTGAAAACATCGGACAATTTTATCTGGGCAATGAAATTCAGCCGGAGCAACGCCCCCTGCTCTACGATGCCGCGGATTTATGCACTCATGCCGTGATTATCGGCATGACCGGTTCAGGCAAAACCGGATTGGGCATCAGCCTCTTGGAAGAAGCGGCATTAGACAATATCCCCGTCATCGCCATTGACCCCAAAGGCGATTTAGGCAATCTCTTGCTCAATTTTCCCCGTTTGCAGGCAGAAGATTTTCTGCCTTATGCCGATGCCGACGTCTTAGCCCAGCAAGGCATCGATGCGCCGACATGGGCGGAAAACACCGCCGAGCAATGGCGGCAAGGCATTGAACAATCAGGGCAAAGCAGCGAACGCATGCAAATGCTCAAAGCCGGCAATCCCGTACATCTCTACACGCCGGGCAGCAGCCTTGGTCTGCCGCTGGCACTAATCGGCGATTTCCCGCCGCCGCCCGCCGAAATTCAAACCAATCGCGAAGCCTATGCCGACTATCTTGACAGCAGCGCGGCAAGTCTGCTTGCCTTGCTCAAGCAAGACAATGACAGCCTGTCGCCGGCGCATGTCTTCCTCACGCACATATTCAATCATTTCTGGACGCAGCAGCAAAGCATAGACTTAGGCGGCTTAATTGCCGCCATCAGCCGACCGCCTTTTGAAAAAATCGGCATCTTGCCGCTTTCGCAAGTCTTTCCGGAAAAATCACGCCAATCCCTTGCCTTAGGACTGAACAATCTTCTTGCCGCACCGGGCTTCGCCCAATGGCGCAGCGGCAAAGCGCTGGATTGCGAAAACCTGTTTTACAGCCCTGAAAAACGCGCCCAAACCAGCATTTTGAACATCGCGCATTTAAGCGACAGCGAAAGAATGTATTTTGTCAGCCTGCTACTGACGAAACTAATTGCCTGGATGCGCCGCCAACAAGGCACTTCCACCCTGCGCGCCATTCTCTATATGGACGAAATCGCCGGCTATCTGCCGCCTAACAGCAATCCCGCCAGCAAAGCCGCTTTCCTGACCCTGCTCAAACAGGCGCGCGCCTTTGGTCTCGGACTCGTTCTGTCCACGCAAAACCCGATTGATTTGGACTACAAAGCCCTTTCCAATGCCGGCACATGGTTTATCGGACGCCTGCAAACCGCGCAAGACCGCAAGCGTCTGCGCGAAGGTCTGCTCAGCGCAGGCGAAGCCGGTTTAAACGCCGCCGAACTCGATCAATGGTTCGACCAACTGGGCAAACGTCAATTCCTAATGAAAAACATTCATGAAAATGCGCCCTGCATCCTGCAAACCCGCTGGGCAATGAGCTATCTGGCAGGACCGCTCGGCGCCGAACATATCCGCCGACTCAGCCAAAGCACCGACGGCGCCGACAATACTTCAAAAGACAAACATCTTCATTCGGCGCATCAGCATCCCGCCCTGCTGCCCAATGGCATTGCCACCTATTATGCGCCCGGTGGCAAAAACGGCGCGCCGGCGCATTATTTTCCGACCCTGCTTGCCGCCGCTACCTTGTTCTATCAAGACGCCAAAGCCGATATCCGCACTGAAAATAAAATCTTACTCAATGTCGCCCTAGAGGAAAATGGCGATATCGATTGGACGCAAGCCGCTCCTCTGGCGCTTAATCTCGAGCAATTGCAAAGCAGCCCGACACAGCCGGCGCATTTCCACCCTGCACCGCCGAGCCTAGGCGACAACAAATGCTGGACGGCATGGGAACGCAGCCTCAAAACCGCTTTGCGCCAATTCAAGAGCCTAGAGATTTTCTATGCGCCGGACTTTAAAATTTACAGCGAAGCAGGCGAAAGCGAACAGACCTTCCGCAACCGTCTCAGCACCGCCGCGCACGAACAACGCGACCAAGCCGTGCAGAAACTGCGCCAAAGCTATAACAGCAAGCAAATGCGATTAGCGCGCCGGCAAATCAGCGCCGAACAAGCCCTTGAAAGAGAAAACGCGCAAGCCTCAAATAGCCTGCTCAGCACAGGCATTGCCATCGGCGGCGCCTTGCTGGGCGCATTCACAGGGCGCAAGGTGCTGTCGCAAAGCAATATTAACCGCGCCGCCGGCGCCATACGCAAAGCCGGCAATATCGGCAAAGAACGCCAAGATCTTGCCGCGGCAAAAGAAAAAGCTGCTTTGATTGAGCAGGAAATTGCCGCCGTAGAGCAGGAATTGGCGCAAGCCCTTGCCGATATCGAATACCACTATCGCGTGGAAAATCTCAATATTGAACGCAAAAACATTCATGCCAAAGCCGCCGATATTCGGATTGATTTCTTAGCGCTTTTATACCAACCTTTGGTTTAA
- a CDS encoding HAD-IB family phosphatase has product MPFFSLPQALIFDCDSTLSTIEGIDELAAAKNCRVEIAVLTDRAMNGEVPLEAVYAKRLEIIRPSRSDVRAIADLYAANPCLHAQEIVRHLQDKGVRVGIVSGGLLDAVLPFGQSLGIAEEDIFAVALDYDVQGNYRGVLPSPLTTAVGKFEIVAQWKARHQFKSLYLVGDGMSDVAALGKAAADVVIGYGGVIARPAVREQASIFIEQADLLALLALWEDA; this is encoded by the coding sequence ATGCCCTTTTTTTCCCTGCCGCAAGCCCTTATTTTTGATTGCGATTCCACCCTAAGCACGATTGAAGGCATTGACGAACTGGCGGCGGCAAAAAATTGTCGTGTCGAAATCGCCGTCCTTACCGACCGCGCCATGAACGGCGAAGTGCCGCTAGAAGCCGTTTACGCCAAAAGGCTGGAGATTATCCGCCCGAGCCGCAGCGACGTGCGGGCAATTGCGGATTTATATGCCGCCAATCCCTGTCTGCATGCGCAAGAAATTGTGCGCCATTTGCAGGACAAAGGAGTACGGGTCGGCATTGTTAGCGGCGGTTTACTGGACGCGGTGCTGCCCTTCGGACAATCGCTGGGCATTGCCGAGGAAGATATTTTCGCTGTTGCCTTGGATTATGATGTGCAGGGCAATTATCGCGGCGTGCTGCCCAGTCCCTTAACGACCGCCGTCGGCAAATTCGAGATCGTGGCGCAATGGAAAGCTCGTCATCAATTCAAAAGCCTGTATTTGGTCGGCGACGGTATGAGCGATGTTGCCGCACTCGGAAAAGCGGCGGCAGATGTAGTTATCGGCTACGGCGGCGTCATTGCCCGCCCTGCCGTACGCGAACAAGCCAGCATTTTTATCGAGCAGGCGGATTTGCTCGCATTGCTCGCCTTATGGGAGGACGCATGA
- a CDS encoding invasion associated locus B family protein: MKFKQLLIAAVLGTGLAAQAAVTNGQKYGDWQGVCQEGMCGIMQEAKNQAGTVVGLLAIRKVPEANNQAVLFITVPLGVVLHAGIGIAVDTKEVKSVPLDYCSPGGCHVAIPLESDILNKIKAGNKLQIATFAGGQQQTVEFSLKGVTSGINAL, from the coding sequence ATGAAATTCAAACAACTCTTGATTGCCGCCGTTTTAGGCACCGGTCTTGCCGCCCAAGCCGCCGTTACTAACGGACAAAAATACGGCGACTGGCAAGGCGTTTGCCAAGAAGGCATGTGCGGCATCATGCAAGAAGCGAAAAACCAAGCCGGTACCGTTGTCGGCTTATTAGCGATTAGAAAAGTGCCTGAAGCCAATAATCAGGCGGTTTTATTCATTACTGTACCTTTAGGCGTAGTCCTACATGCCGGCATCGGCATTGCCGTTGATACGAAAGAAGTGAAAAGTGTTCCCTTGGATTACTGCTCGCCGGGCGGCTGCCATGTTGCCATTCCTTTAGAAAGCGATATATTAAATAAAATCAAAGCAGGTAATAAATTGCAAATCGCCACCTTCGCCGGCGGTCAGCAGCAAACCGTAGAATTTTCCTTAAAAGGCGTTACTTCAGGCATTAACGCACTTTAA
- a CDS encoding phosphoribosylanthranilate isomerase — translation MRIKICGLSCAEDVQAAAAAGADALGFVFYPPSKRAVSIEQAAALLSAVPPFVQSVGLFVNPEAAFVRAVLEKVPLEVLQFHGQEEAAFCAGFGRRWIKAVPMQDLPDSAAVAQYCSTYAQADGFLLDAFGAQSNGGSGKVFDWKKIPAMSKALILAGGLNVENVAAAVKAVRPWAVDVSSGVESAPARKSFAKMQAFISQARAAAL, via the coding sequence ATGCGGATAAAAATTTGCGGTTTAAGCTGCGCGGAAGATGTGCAGGCGGCGGCGGCGGCGGGGGCGGATGCTTTGGGTTTTGTCTTTTATCCGCCTTCAAAACGCGCGGTTTCGATTGAACAGGCGGCGGCATTGTTATCGGCGGTGCCGCCTTTTGTGCAAAGCGTAGGGCTGTTTGTGAATCCTGAAGCGGCATTTGTGCGGGCGGTATTAGAGAAAGTGCCGCTGGAGGTCTTGCAATTTCACGGTCAGGAAGAAGCGGCATTTTGCGCCGGTTTCGGGCGGCGTTGGATTAAGGCGGTGCCGATGCAGGATTTGCCCGACAGCGCCGCGGTCGCGCAGTATTGCAGCACTTATGCGCAGGCGGACGGTTTTTTATTAGATGCTTTCGGGGCGCAATCCAACGGTGGAAGTGGGAAAGTATTTGATTGGAAAAAGATTCCCGCGATGTCTAAAGCGCTGATTCTGGCGGGTGGCTTGAATGTCGAGAATGTGGCGGCGGCGGTAAAAGCGGTGCGTCCTTGGGCGGTCGATGTGTCTTCGGGTGTGGAAAGTGCGCCGGCACGGAAATCATTTGCTAAAATGCAGGCTTTTATTTCTCAAGCAAGAGCAGCAGCTTTATGA
- the trpB gene encoding tryptophan synthase subunit beta yields the protein MTDYYQYPDARGYFAQFGGQFVAETLMQAVLELQDAYESARNEPAFWQRYREELRHYVGRPSPLYFAKRLSERVGGAEIWLKREDLNHTGAHKVNNTIGQALLAERLAKRRVIAETGAGQHGVATATVAARLGMECVVYMGADDVQRQAPNVYRMKLLGAEVVAVKSGSRTLKDAMNEAMRDWVAHIDDTFYIIGTVAGPHPYPMLVRDFQKVIGEEAKAQCQEQFGALPDAVVACVGGGSNAIGLFYPFYDDAGVRIIGVEAGGRGLHTDEHAAPLSVGAPIGVLHGNRTRIMSNEDGQIAATHSISAGLDYPGVGPEHAFLQASGRAEYVAATDEEALAAFHDLCHLEGIIPALESSHALAHAMKLAKELGKGKRIVVNLSGRGDKDINTIAALDGITL from the coding sequence ATGACAGATTATTATCAATATCCTGATGCACGCGGTTATTTCGCCCAATTCGGCGGACAATTTGTTGCCGAAACCTTAATGCAGGCCGTCTTGGAATTGCAGGACGCTTATGAAAGCGCGCGCAATGAGCCTGCTTTTTGGCAGCGTTATCGTGAGGAATTGCGCCATTATGTCGGACGTCCCTCGCCTTTGTATTTCGCCAAACGTTTGAGCGAACGCGTAGGCGGCGCGGAAATTTGGCTGAAACGTGAGGATTTGAATCATACGGGCGCGCATAAGGTCAATAATACGATTGGGCAAGCCTTGTTGGCGGAGCGTTTGGCAAAACGGCGCGTGATTGCCGAAACCGGCGCGGGGCAGCATGGCGTGGCAACGGCGACGGTCGCCGCACGTTTGGGCATGGAATGCGTGGTCTATATGGGCGCTGATGACGTGCAGCGTCAAGCGCCGAATGTCTATCGCATGAAATTGCTCGGCGCGGAAGTGGTGGCGGTGAAATCCGGCTCGCGGACGCTCAAAGATGCGATGAACGAGGCGATGCGCGATTGGGTCGCCCATATCGACGATACGTTTTACATCATCGGTACGGTGGCAGGTCCGCATCCTTATCCGATGTTGGTGCGCGATTTTCAAAAAGTTATCGGCGAGGAAGCCAAAGCGCAATGTCAAGAGCAATTCGGCGCTTTGCCAGATGCGGTGGTGGCTTGCGTCGGCGGCGGTTCGAATGCGATCGGGCTGTTCTATCCTTTCTATGACGATGCCGGCGTGCGCATTATCGGTGTGGAAGCCGGAGGACGCGGTTTGCATACGGACGAACATGCCGCGCCTTTAAGTGTCGGTGCGCCCATCGGCGTACTGCACGGCAACCGCACGCGGATTATGAGCAATGAAGACGGACAAATCGCCGCAACGCATTCGATTTCCGCCGGTTTGGACTATCCCGGCGTCGGACCCGAGCATGCCTTTTTGCAAGCCAGCGGCCGCGCCGAATATGTGGCGGCGACAGATGAGGAAGCCTTGGCGGCCTTCCATGATTTATGTCATTTGGAAGGGATTATTCCTGCTTTAGAATCCTCGCACGCCTTGGCGCATGCGATGAAATTGGCAAAAGAATTGGGCAAGGGCAAGCGCATTGTGGTCAATCTCTCAGGGCGCGGCGACAAAGACATTAATACGATTGCCGCCTTAGACGGCATCACTTTGTGA